A region from the Dendropsophus ebraccatus isolate aDenEbr1 chromosome 1, aDenEbr1.pat, whole genome shotgun sequence genome encodes:
- the ZFAND6 gene encoding AN1-type zinc finger protein 6 isoform X1 encodes MNMAQETNHNQAPLLCSNGCGFYGNPRTNGLCSVCYKEYLQRQNSSSNGRNSPPVVSVGSGVEASTPQHVVSSKVDEPAEPVPPQSQDSSLSQPESASSSQGETTDDRTAESKEAQDCRLSEKGFSFSSIEKGGVQRSVLQEGSRRGKRNHNETEQTLDSDDDAAASDSAQNSSEEQERSPQKAKVKKTNRCHMCRKKVGLTGFDCRCGNIFCGTHRYSDVHSCSYDYKADAAEKIRKENPVVVGEKIQKI; translated from the exons ATGAACATGGCGCAAGAGACAAACCATAACCAAGCTCCTCTACTTTGTTCAAATGGTTGTGGCTTCTATGGTAATCCACGCACCAATGGACTATGCTCTGTCTGCTACAAAGAATATCTACAAAGGcaaaacagcagcagcaatggCAGAAATAGTCCTCCAG TAGTGTCAGTGGGCAGTGGGGTGGAGGCTTCCACTCCACAGCATGTAGTCAGCTCAAAGGTGGATGAACCAGCAGAGCCTGTGCCTCCACAGTCACAAGACAG TTCTCTTTCCCAACCAGAGTCTGCCTCGTCTTCGCAAGGTGAAACCACAGATGACAGAACTGCTGAATCAAAGGAGGCACAAG ATTGCAGACTCTCAGAGAAGGGTTTCAGTTTTTCAAGCATAGAAAAGGGGGGAGTTCAGCGCAGTGTGTTGCAAGAAGGCTCGAGAAGGGGCAAGAGAAATCATAATGAAACAGAACAGACGTTagacagtgatgatgatg CTGCAGCTTCAGATAGTGCACAGAATTCTTCTGAAGAGCAAGAGCGCTCCCCACAGAAGGCCAAAGTCAAGAAGACAAACCGTTGCCACATGTGCCGCAAAAAAGTTGGACTTACAG gATTTGACTGCCGGTGTGGGAATATATTCTGTGGGACACACCGTTATTCTGATGTGCACAGTTGCTCCTATGACTATAAAGCTGATGCAGCTGAAAAGATAAGAAAAGAAAACCCCGTTGTGGTCGGGGAGAAGATCCAGAAAATTTGA
- the ZFAND6 gene encoding AN1-type zinc finger protein 6 isoform X2: protein MNMAQETNHNQAPLLCSNGCGFYGNPRTNGLCSVCYKEYLQRQNSSSNGRNSPPVVSVGSGVEASTPQHVVSSKVDEPAEPVPPQSQDSSLSQPESASSSQGETTDDRTAESKEAQAAASDSAQNSSEEQERSPQKAKVKKTNRCHMCRKKVGLTGFDCRCGNIFCGTHRYSDVHSCSYDYKADAAEKIRKENPVVVGEKIQKI from the exons ATGAACATGGCGCAAGAGACAAACCATAACCAAGCTCCTCTACTTTGTTCAAATGGTTGTGGCTTCTATGGTAATCCACGCACCAATGGACTATGCTCTGTCTGCTACAAAGAATATCTACAAAGGcaaaacagcagcagcaatggCAGAAATAGTCCTCCAG TAGTGTCAGTGGGCAGTGGGGTGGAGGCTTCCACTCCACAGCATGTAGTCAGCTCAAAGGTGGATGAACCAGCAGAGCCTGTGCCTCCACAGTCACAAGACAG TTCTCTTTCCCAACCAGAGTCTGCCTCGTCTTCGCAAGGTGAAACCACAGATGACAGAACTGCTGAATCAAAGGAGGCACAAG CTGCAGCTTCAGATAGTGCACAGAATTCTTCTGAAGAGCAAGAGCGCTCCCCACAGAAGGCCAAAGTCAAGAAGACAAACCGTTGCCACATGTGCCGCAAAAAAGTTGGACTTACAG gATTTGACTGCCGGTGTGGGAATATATTCTGTGGGACACACCGTTATTCTGATGTGCACAGTTGCTCCTATGACTATAAAGCTGATGCAGCTGAAAAGATAAGAAAAGAAAACCCCGTTGTGGTCGGGGAGAAGATCCAGAAAATTTGA